Proteins from a single region of Kluyveromyces lactis strain NRRL Y-1140 chromosome C complete sequence:
- the GID7 gene encoding glucose-induced degradation complex subunit GID7 (similar to uniprot|P25569 Saccharomyces cerevisiae YCL039W) translates to MAVQTAGSDVSQSNASVSTVPTSHDSFIPKYTKKPLSHLDIDGSDQPFDRVQLTKLLIDALKQIGYEETAITLQKESGGILVESTHVKSLFSAIKEGRFYHCTLDLLLQLPIFLESLELSGDLSHVELPQTKRNISTTIIDHFLAEYEKLGFVMKRLSEFKDVDIVKLTICVEMLVAIQTLAFSEILMSDRRMALELLRLVIRPTISIWDTLLTLQTMKYDSEIQWQTGNDVMYSNSFSSFQPEHLLSQLSTLIVCGQNSNAAPFVTREATFEHIAHFINPNDLVPRGRLMQLLKQAIQYQRSRDLLSFHIEDSSTGTKRSASSTYNLLQDNVTKSTQFQFDNIKTLNRNNDEIWFLQFSSDGRFLASASPSKKFERKIIIYDVKNNFEIYAICCETRQSVLYLKFSPDNTKLIACSINSAAKIYDLNQLSPPTYDGYLCEYDQLKPVASVFVTFPTTSDSSAISSNNTPASAETMRLWCGDWFHDPELKDFIVLGSPDSDVIIYDMKTATIFARISMTMGEDLKSSFPHVHDIKISSDDNDLIVMNNEKYIDVFDISTLKYCIKENATFVSPRKRRLLIGKRMTGMQFPDTSQCSPDPSLSSLLLVSIQNQELQLWDYQRDILIQRYIGQIQSNFIIRSCFGYYSNFIASGSEDGKIYLWDRFYGNIIGVIPAHSENSTSSQSKICNIVAWNPQDQTMFASGGDDGLVKVWRVSAT, encoded by the coding sequence ATGGCTGTTCAAACCGCAGGATCAGACGTTTCACAGAGCAATGCTTCTGTCAGCACTGTCCCTACTAGCCATGACTCGTTCATTCCTAAATATACCAAAAAGCCTTTGTCACATCTAGACATTGACGGATCAGATCAACCTTTCGATCGAGTGCAGTTAACAAAGTTGTTGATTGATGCTTTAAAACAAATCGGATATGAAGAAACTGCAATTACCTTACAAAAGGAGAGCGGTGGGATATTGGTCGAATCAACTCATGTGAAGTCATTGTTTTCTGCTATAAAAGAGGGTAGGTTTTACCACTGTACGTTGGATCTATTGCTTCAGCTACCCATATTTCTCGAGTCCCTTGAACTATCAGGTGACTTATCACATGTCGAATTACCCCAAACAAAACGCAACATTTCAACCACAATAATTGACCACTTTCTCGCTGAATATGAGAAACTAGGTTTCGTGATGAAACGTCTGTCCGAATTCAAGGACGTTGATATAGTTAAGTTAACTATATGCGTGGAAATGCTAGTTGCAATTCAAACTTTGGCTTTCTCTGAGATTTTGATGTCAGATAGACGAATGGCCTTGGAATTATTAAGGCTTGTCATTAGACCTACGATCTCGATTTGGGATACGTTGCTAACACTGCAAACAATGAAATATGACTCAGAAATACAGTGGCAAACAGGAAATGATGTCATGTATTCCAActctttttcctctttccAACCTGAACACTTATTATCGCAGCTTTCTACCTTGATTGTATGTGGTCAAAACTCCAATGCTGCACCTTTCGTTACCAGAGAGGCCACATTTGAACACATCGCTCACTTTATTAATCCTAATGATTTAGTTCCTCGTGGTAGATTAATGCAACTATTGAAACAAGCAATTCAATACCAACGTTCAAGAGATTTGTTAAGCTTTCATATTGAGGATTCATCAACTGGTACTAAAAGAAGTGCTTCAAGTACCTATAATTTGTTACAGGATAATGTTACAAAATCAACTcagtttcaatttgataacatCAAAACATTGAATCGCAACAATGACGAAATCTGGTTCTTACAATTCTCGTCAGATGGGAGATTTTTGGCCAGTGCAAGCCCCTCAAAGAAATTCGAAAGGAAAATCATCATCTATGATGTAAAAAATAACTTCGAAATATATGCTATATGTTGTGAAACTCGTCAGTCTGTTTTATATCTTAAATTTTCCCCTGACAACACGAAATTGATCGCATGTTCAATCAACTCCGCTGCAAAAATATATGACCTAAACCAGCTATCCCCCCCTACATATGATGGCTATTTATGCGAATATGATCAGCTTAAACCTGTAGCATCCGTATTTGTTACATTCCCCACGACTTCAGATTCATCTGCCATTTCATCTAATAATACACCAGCATCAGCTGAAACTATGAGGTTATGGTGTGGAGATTGGTTCCATGATCCCGAATTGAAAGACTTCATCGTATTAGGTTCTCCGGATTCTGATGTAATAATTTATGACATGAAAACGGCTACCATTTTCGCTAGAATTTCGATGACTATGGGAGAAGATTTAAAGTCGTCCTTCCCTCATGTTCATGATATCAAGATTTCATCTGATGATAATGACTTGATTGTGATGAATAATGAGAAGTACATTGATGTGTTTGACATATCAACGTTGAAATACTGCATTAAAGAGAATGCAACGTTCGTTTCTCCCAGAAAGAGACGATTATTGATCGGTAAAAGAATGACTGGAATGCAGTTCCCAGACACTTCTCAATGTTCTCCAGATCCATCACTATCATCATTATTACTAGTCTCGATTCAAAACCAAGAGCTACAACTTTGGGACTATCAAAGAGATATTTTAATACAAAGGTACATCGGTCAAATCCAATCAAATTTCATAATACGTTCATGTTTCGGTtattattcaaattttATTGCAAGTGGTTCCGAGGATGGAAAGATTTATTTGTGGGATAGGTTCTATGGTAATATCATTGGTGTAATACCTGCCCATTCGGAAAATTCGACAAGTTCACAATCAAAGATATGTAACATTGTTGCATGGAATCCTCAAGATCAAACAATGTTTGCATCCGGCGGTGATGATGGTCTAGTTAAAGTATGGAGGGTATCTGCTACATAG
- the ATG22 gene encoding Atg22p (similar to uniprot|P25568 Saccharomyces cerevisiae YCL038C ATG22 Protein required for the breakdown of autophagic vesicles in the vacuole during autophagy putative integral membrane protein that localizes to vacuolar membranes and punctate structures attached to the vacuole) has protein sequence MSYEAVPAENSAFIPDQAKRNIKGWYFYCFSSEPFIVSAVSTYVPLLLEQFGRINGVKLDDHSLRCEVNDDKCVLPMFNGRWFIDTSSFALYTFSLSVLFQTLLVISVSGIVDKCQSIAFKKRVLLFFGTVGALATWFIGTLRSDQYYVLPLLAIVGNCSYGVINVVGNSLLPVFVGFLVGNEDQLEVDIKTSIISGRGASYGYFSALIVQLFSILLVKQSKNHDNLQIAILFVGLWWLLWQIPIAFLLQDIPRDTDQEQHEFTWANTGNYMEYGWNSLWESLKHARLLKDVVIFLIGWFIISDSLTTINSTAILFAKTELKMTAINLITLSIITMVMAMLGAVYIPHLLSERLRLPLQQVLIIIIIWSSVIPLYGMTGFVFQNIGLKHKFEMYILGVWYGVSLGGLAAVSRSLFSLLVPRGKESTFFSLFSVTDKGSSILGPLLIGLITDKTHNIRYAFYLLFLFLVVSLPVFHGLDVERGKREARQLSTM, from the coding sequence ATGAGTTATGAGGCAGTTCCTGCCGAGAATTCGGCTTTTATACCTGATCAAGCCAAACGTAATATCAAGGGATGGTATTTCTATTGCTTCTCAAGTGAACCCTTCATAGTCAGCGCTGTTTCCACGTATGTCCCATTATTGTTAGAACAGTTTGGTAGGATTAACGGTGTTAAATTGGATGATCATAGTCTCAGATGCGAAGTGAATGATGATAAGTGCGTACTACCTATGTTTAATGGAAGATGGTTCATTGATACATCTAGCTTTGCATTATATACCTTTTCCCTAAGTGTTCTATTTCAGACGTTACTAGTAATCAGCGTCAGTGGTATTGTCGACAAATGTCAGAGCATAGCATTTAAGAAGAGAGTCCTATTATTTTTTGGAACAGTTGGGGCTTTAGCGACATGGTTTATTGGTACACTTAGATCAGACCAGTACTACGTATTACCTTTGCTTGCAATAGTCGGAAATTGTAGCTACGGAGTCATTAATGTTGTAGGAAACTCATTGTTACCAGTGTTTGTGGGATTTTTGGTTGGAAATGAAGATCAGCTGGAAgttgatatcaaaacttCTATTATAAGCGGTCGTGGTGCTTCTTATGGATATTTCAGTGCGCTTATCGTACaattattttcaatattgttGGTAAAACAAAGCAAAAACCACGACAATCTTCAAATAGCGATTCTATTTGTAGGCTTATGGTGGTTACTGTGGCAAATACCGATAGCATTTTTGTTACAGGATATCCCCCGTGACACAGATCAAGAACAGCATGAGTTTACATGGGCCAACACCGGAAATTATATGGAATACGGCTGGAACTCATTGTGGGAGTCATTGAAGCACGCaagattgttgaaagaCGTGGTAATCTTTCTCATTGGGTGGTTTATTATATCTGATTCTTTGACGACAATTAACTCTACTGCCATTTTGTTTGCCAAAACGGAGTTGAAGATGACAGCTATAAATCTAATTACTCTAAGTATCATAACGATGGTTATGGCAATGCTTGGTGCTGTCTACATACCCCATTTATTAAGCGAACGTTTGAGACTTCCCTTGCAGCAGGTTTTGATCATTATAATCATTTGGTCTAGTGTTATTCCATTGTATGGGATGACGGGATTTGTATTCCAAAACATTGGTTTGAAACACAAATTTGAGATGTATATCTTGGGAGTGTGGTATGGTGTGTCCTTGGGAGGCTTAGCTGCTGTGTCGCGTTCGTTATTCAGTTTGCTTGTACCACGTGGGAAAGAATCTACATTTTTCAGTCTTTTTAGTGTAACTGATAAAGGCTCCTCAATACTAGGACCACTGTTGATCGGCTTAATTACAGATAAAACTCATAATATTAGGTATGCATTTTACTTGTTATTCCTTTTTTTGGTGGTTTCACTACCAGTCTTCCACGGTTTGGACGTggaaagaggaaaaagagaagCTAGACAATTGTCTACTATGTAG
- the SRO9 gene encoding Sro9p (weakly similar to uniprot|P25567 Saccharomyces cerevisiae YCL037C SRO9 Associates with translating ribosomes may function in the cytoplasm to modulate mRNA translation may be involved in organization of actin filaments RNA binding protein with La motif) → MSETVTTTTVPVTDTPHETEAVSVEVATASSNDTTVATANDDVESSSVDSEGEKPKLVLAPLPKKSPWEETGVTEYKPLDLSKVVAAKNKKVSSSSKSRSKGTPSLTGKERWVPLDVDITVKDKIPDVSNANGGKGKKLKNKTKKDKPKVAKKTKGKDSTAKPKKDSEGEKKATKKQDRQTNKTSSSNGTNEKISVNGTTPASASGSSDITKNGYTEESNQADKRPETASSSNSEASSENGISAPPSAETDGKKVESQQRRFTPNSKPFYPRNANHHNNHGHGYHHQHNKNNHNNENHYHGSKYQRQRSYAPVMYQQNYTPSYVLVNEIVRQIQYYFSIQNLSKDMFLKSQMNAQGYVPLALISRFHRMLNLSYGDVGLILAALRELKNSENSNVNIAKLTEPFENVVGNPLFQYALSSKVWTADESISEPKSYDTVEFVSDELELFKIEPINPIIDSLPSFKPNSSTEKHEQNQDQDQQESSENQENQNQEVSVQ, encoded by the coding sequence ATGTCCGAAACTGTTACAACTACCACTGTTCCTGTTACTGATACTCCGCATGAAACTGAAGCTGTTTCAGTTGAGGTTGCTACTGCCAGTAGTAACGACACTACTGTTGCCACTGCTAATGATGATGTAGAATCTTCCAGTGTTGATTCTGAAGGAGAAAAGCCGAAGTTAGTGTTGGCACCTTTGCCAAAAAAGTCTCCTTGGGAAGAGACCGGTGTCACTGAATATAAGCCTTTAGATTTGTCAAAGGTTGTTGCGGCTAAAAATAAGAAAGTCTCCAGTTCTAGCAAGTCTCGTAGTAAAGGTACTCCGTCTTTGACCGGTAAGGAAAGATGGGTTCCATTAGATGTGGATATCACTGTTAAAGACAAAATTCCTGATGTCAGTAATGCTAATGGCGGTAAGGGtaaaaaactgaaaaataAGACCAAGAAGGATAAGCCAAAGGTTGCCAAAAAGACCAAGGGTAAAGACTCTACCGCGAAGCCCAAAAAGGACTCTGAAGGCGAAAAGAAAGCAACAAAGAAGCAGGATCGCCAGACAAACAAGACATCGAGCTCGAATGGCACCAACGAAAAGATTTCTGTCAATGGAACTACTCCTGCTTCTGCCTCGGGTTCTTCTGATATCACTAAAAACGGATATACTGAAGAGTCTAACCAAGCGGACAAGAGACCAGAAACGGCATCCAGTTCAAACTCTGAAGCTTCTTCCGAAAACGGTATATCTGCTCCACCATCTGCTGAAACTGATGGTAAGAAAGTTGAAAGCCAGCAACGCCGCTTTACTCCTAACTCTAAGCCATTTTACCCAAGAAACGCAAATCACCACAACAACCATGGTCATGGGTACCACCACCAGCATAACAAAAATAACCATAATAATGAGAATCATTACCATGGTTCAAAGTATCAACGTCAACGTTCGTACGCTCCTGTAATGTACCAACAGAATTATACCCCATCGTACGTCTTGGTTAATGAGATTGTCCGTCAAATCCAATATTATTTCAGCATACAGAACTTGAGCAAAGATATGTTCTTAAAATCGCAAATGAATGCTCAAGGTTACGTTCCATTGGCATTGATCTCAAGATTCCATCGTATGCTAAACTTATCTTACGGCGATGTCGGATTGATTCTAGCTGCATTACgagaattgaaaaactcTGAAAACTCCAATGTCAACATTGCTAAATTGACTGAACCTTTCGAAAATGTCGTTGGGAATCCTTTGTTCCAGTATGCATTAAGTTCTAAAGTTTGGACTGCTGACGAATCCATTTCTGAACCAAAATCTTACGACACCGTTGAATTCGTCAGCGATGAATTAGAGCTATTTAAAATTGAACCAATCAACCCAATAATAGATTCATTACCATCCTTCAAACCAAACTCATCTACTGAAAAACACGAGCAAAACcaagatcaagatcaaCAAGAATCTTCagaaaatcaagaaaatcaaaaccaaGAAGTCTCTGTACAATAG
- a CDS encoding uncharacterized protein (some similarities with uniprot|Q04408 Saccharomyces cerevisiae YDR514C Hypothetical ORF) yields the protein MSDIDLDSYYEALGVKTPEEILKDWERTSPPRKFGDNSEEIQYNGYVRNQLAEKLVALYLKDLGSILKKTYIAQKKSHVALVQRFEEEVFNTCPFHSDVTPSDALLCDRIRDAAKPKLQCYPGRSEWKKWKNAIECINLKKTILFCVDLEAYERDTNIVTEIGITIYDPRENFDHSVLPLTRSFHFCVEEAYDLRNGRFVDDAKDNFIFDDSQILPLDEVVELVQNLIDKYLIPHNRAEHSWKRALVGHGISGDISWLESLDIRLPNNVQTLDTQKLFENMYGRQSSLKRLLNLCRIPHSYLHNAGNDSYYTLQLLLSMCDIGTRIKLDLDNWHHVRRLEENLYCVEQLEKQGKRKRNRGNNFSQR from the coding sequence ATGTCAGACATTGATTTGGATTCTTATTATGAGGCACTAGGCGTCAAGACtccagaagaaatattgaaagattgggAAAGGACCTCTCCGCCAAGAAAATTCGGAGACAATTCAGAAGAGATCCAGTATAATGGGTACGTCAGAAACCAACTAGCTGAGAAATTGGTGGCATTGTACCTTAAAGACCTCGGAAGCATTCTCAAGAAAACATACATCGCACAGAAGAAGTCCCATGTAGCTTTAGTTCAACGTTTTGAGGAAGAGGTCTTCAATACATGTCCTTTCCATTCAGATGTAACCCCTTCTGATGCTTTACTCTGTGATCGGATTCGGGATGCGGCCAAGCCAAAATTGCAATGTTATCCTGGTAGATCAGAATGGAAAAAGTGGAAGAATGCAATTGAATGCATCAACTTAAAGAAGACTATCCTATTTTGTGTGGATTTAGAGGCTTACGAACGAGATACAAATATCGTAACAGAAATCGGTATTACAATTTACGATCCTCGAGAAAATTTTGACCATTCTGTTTTACCGTTAACACGAAGCTTTCACTTCTGTGTCGAAGAGGCATATGACCTTAGGAATGGAAGGTTTGTTGACGATGCTAAGGACAATTTCatatttgatgattctCAGATATTACCCTTAGATGAGGTCGTAGAACTTGTCCAAAACCTCATTGATAAATACTTGATTCCACACAACAGAGCGGAACACTCTTGGAAAAGAGCATTGGTTGGGCATGGTATATCAGGGGATATTAGCTGGCTAGAATCGTTGGACATAAGATTACCGAATAATGTTCAAACCTTGGATACCCAAAAATTATTCGAGAATATGTACGGAAGACAATCATCACTCAAGAGGCTACTGAATTTATGCAGAATACCACACTCCTACCTTCATAACGCGGGGAATGATTCCTACTACACTCTACAGTTACTTTTGTCAATGTGCGATATAGGAACAAGAATCAAGTTGGATTTGGACAATTGGCATCATGTAAGAAGATTAGAGGAGAATTTATATTGTGTGGAGCAGCTCGAAAAACAAGGGAAGCGTAAAAGAAATCGTGGAAACAATTTCTCACAACGCTAA
- a CDS encoding uncharacterized protein (some similarities with uniprot|Q04408 Saccharomyces cerevisiae YDR514C Hypothetical ORF) has product MSSGKSYRPGPNNHRTKFGINIQNHNQDNRAMSSSKKFFGHIGNAVQSYQAALRVLKPVKYTAVNSVVLKETNKKQYHPDRELQKHIEDYLTAFGERSKLAHTESDLKLNQKIEALSPSNASDKELIQKITANHIPKVRLLPGTPSWAEFTKVLKSIQSRNTICMSIDIEAWEKNPSIVTEIGISIWDPRVEDGKYSISGPTFQNHHILIDQSLPLRNTQFMPDHKYQYLLGKSKVMDIRHCQAFIQGLIDKYMVPDPNESQTLGYQRAFVGHGFASDLKWLKTLQLRISDDIPIFDTMKFFQSIYGSTGSGLGKALRLLQIPHAYMHNAGNDAYYTLRLLLHMCDIEKRKLLALDDIERIQNIIEGWRSHDSGNSSGKSKRRKKLVSTEFQGVAPFSSLP; this is encoded by the coding sequence ATGTCTTCTGGAAAGTCCTATAGACCAGGTCCAAACAATCATCGAACTAAATTTGGCATCAACATTCAGAATCATAATCAAGATAACAGAGCAATGTCATCCAGTAAGAAATTTTTTGGTCATATTGGTAATGCCGTTCAATCTTACCAAGCTGCTCTCAGGGTGCTAAAACCAGTTAAATACACAGCGGTTAATAGTGTCgttttgaaagaaacaaacaaaaagcAATATCATCCAGATCGAGAATTGCAGAAGCATATTGAAGACTATCTCACAGCATTTGGTGAGAGGAGTAAGCTGGCACATACAGAATCTGATCtaaaattgaatcaaaagataGAAGCACTATCTCCAAGCAATGCTTCGGACAAAGAacttattcaaaaaataaCAGCTAACCATATTCCTAAAGTAAGGTTACTACCGGGAACCCCTAGTTGGGCAGAGTTTACCaaggttttgaaatcaatacAAAGTCGAAATACTATATGCATGAGTATTGACATAGAAGCATGGGAAAAGAACCCTTCCATAGTAACAGAGATAGGAATATCTATCTGGGACCCTCGGGTTGAAGACGGGAAATATTCCATATCGGGCCCTACCTTCCAAAACCACCATATTCTTATAGATCAATCCTTGCCACTTCGCAATACACAATTCATGCCTGACCACAAATATCAATACTTACTAGGTAAGTCCAAAGTAATGGATATCAGACACTGCCAAGCATTTATTCAGGGATTGATTGACAAATACATGGTCCCAGATCCTAATGAATCACAAACTCTCGGCTATCAAAGAGCTTTTGTAGGCCACGGGTTTGCCAGTGACTTGAAATGGTTGAAAACACTCCAGCTTAGaatttctgatgatatcCCAATTTTCGATACTATGAAGTTTTTTCAATCAATATACGGATCGACTGGATCAGGTTTGGGGAAGGCTCTACGATTGTTGCAAATACCACATGCATACATGCACAATGCCGGAAACGACGCTTACTATACACTGAGACTTCTACTACACATGTGCGATATCGAAAAGAGAAAGCTGTTAGCCTTGGATGACATCGAAAGGATCCAAAACATTATCGAAGGATGGAGGTCACATGACTCAGGAAATTCATCAGGTAAatccaaaagaagaaagaagctAGTGTCTACCGAATTCCAAGGAGTAGCTCCATTCAGCTCGTTGCCTTGA
- a CDS encoding uncharacterized protein (conserved hypothetical protein): MVSFNKLCSLALISSAALVSAATYHIDVDYEEYLDVYFHYRESGDAVTVEADATGLTINVDSNSVIASDCQILQSGMLVYTKDGSSDRTLVTWDQYEVFHLTYDGSEITYNAVNPQSCGPISSVSSTTVITANDDIPTKDVPVDQITYSASLTESVPSTTVVTTTVSGVVTSYTSYCPISTIYGNSVVTVTENDVVTSYTTYCPVSEVVLTTQPKTVTKTITSCDNNACTATTSELTTGETITVTKSIQTDVITNTKANSGTVTKSIETVPTTSAKANSEIVTKGVKTEAATSTKGDTVIVTKTTGNTQGQTETRKQTQTPITTSATYAPTDKVTTVLSASSTDSVHVYEGEANFFSVNKLAIGILAVGAAMI, encoded by the coding sequence atGGTTTCCTTTAATAAATTATGCTCTTTAGCCTTAATTAGCAGTGCTGCTTTGGTCTCTGCTGCCACTTACCACATTGATGTGGATTACGAAGAATACTTGGATGTTTACTTCCATTACAGAGAAAGTGGTGACGCCGTTACCGTTGAAGCTGATGCTACTGGTTTGACTATTAATGTCGATTCCAATTCAGTTATCGCCTCTGATTGTCAAATCCTGCAATCCGGTATGTTAGTGTACACCAAAGATGGTAGTTCCGATAGAACCTTGGTTACATGGGACCAATACGAAGTGTTCCATTTGACTTACGATGGTTCGGAAATCACTTACAATGCTGTTAATCCCCAATCTTGTGGTCCAATTAGCTCAGTGTCCTCTACCACAGTTATTACTGCTAACGATGATATCCCAACTAAAGACGTTCCAGTGGACCAAATCACCTATAGCGCCTCATTGACTGAATCAGTACCAAGCACTACCGTTGTTACCACCACTGTCAGCGGAGTTGTGACGTCTTACACATCTTATTGTCCTATTAGTACCATTTACGGTAACTCTGTCGTCACTGTCACTGAAAATGATGTTGTTACTTCTTACACCACCTACTGTCCAGTTTCTGAAGTTGTCCTAACTACTCAACCAAAGACCGTTACCAAGACTATCACCTCCTGTGATAACAACGCTTGTACTGCTACTACGAGTGAGTTGACCACTGGTGAAACAATCACTGTTACTAAGAGTATTCAGACTGATGTTATCACAAACACCAAGGCCAACAGCGGAACTGTCACCAAGAGCATTGAAACTGTGCCTACCACAAGCGCCAAAGCTAACAGCGAAATTGTTACCAAGGGCGTCAAGACCGAAGCTGCTACAAGCACCAAAGGCGATACCGTAATTGTCACTAAGACCACTGGCAATACTCAAGGTCAAACTGAAACTCGTAAACAAACCCAAACTCCAATCACTACTTCCGCTACCTATGCTCCAACCGACAAGGTCACTACCGTGCTATCCGCTAGCTCCACTGATTCCGTTCACGTTTACGAAGGTGAAGCTAACTTCTTCAGTGTGAACAAGTTGGCCATTGGTATCTTGGCTGTTGGTGCTGCTATGATCTAA
- the GRX1 gene encoding dithiol glutaredoxin GRX1 (weakly similar to uniprot|P25567 Saccharomyces cerevisiae YCL037C SRO9 Associates with translating ribosomes and weakly similar to uniprot|Q12034 Saccharomyces cerevisiae YDR515W SLF1 RNA binding protein that associates with polysomes) has translation MPSAATIARVQGLINSSKIFVASKTYCPYCQATLKTLFEEKKVDKKLATVLQLNQLEDGSDIQDALAEITGQKTVPNIFINGKHIGGNSDLQELNNSGDLDKLLASL, from the coding sequence atgcCAAGTGCCGCAACAATCGCTCGTGTCCAAGGTTTAATCAACTCATCTAAGATCTTTGTCGCTTCAAAGACATACTGTCCATACTGCCAAGCCactttgaaaactttgtttgaagaaaagaaggtgGACAAAAAGTTGGCTACTGTTTTGCAATTGAACCAACTAGAAGATGGTTCCGATATTCAGGATGCTTTGGCAGAAATTACCGGCCAAAAGACTGTTCCAAACATCTTTATTAATGGCAAGCACATCGGTGGTAACTCTGATTTGCAAGAGTTGAACAACTCCGGTGATTTGGATAAGTTGTTGGCTTCCTTATAA
- the LSB5 gene encoding Lsb5p (similar to uniprot|P25369 Saccharomyces cerevisiae YCL034W LSB5 Protein of unknown function binds Las17p which is a homolog of human Wiskott-Aldrich Syndrome protein involved in actin patch assembly and actin polymerization) produces the protein MGFFTDHPYTSVTESINKAVISENATLEVELGNILQLIRTGDTDTNQVEAARAIRKRLKHGDLYQQSRALDLLNLFVSQLIHLPLFYSDFRLINVLLDMSSNSGKYPKQISRKCTCYLIGWYQYLASHQEVEGFEMLFTVCEKAYKNKKRHTKVMNKSYQKKKKALPQFLSDTADRRAVTADERYGIPRIDLEKEAPKIKLLISDSLETAVSLSNALLAIPAHSKSTDSELCTAKFVQARALRRKVLRYLQLITGGELLGALLHANEELVNALMAFDQLAEEGDMASLNERDSDEDDQEDNEAYISDEASIPSYTSRGGAAQPNDPFSDNNKIKN, from the coding sequence ATGGGGTTTTTCACTGATCATCCATATACTTCGGTTACGGAATCCATCAATAAGGCCGTTATATCAGAAAATGCAACGTTAGAAGTTGAATTAGGAAACATACTGCAGTTGATTCGAACTGGTGACACCGACACCAATCAAGTAGAAGCAGCTAGGGCGATTAGAAAACGATTAAAGCATGGTGACCTGTACCAACAATCAAGGGCATTGGATCTATTAAACTTATTTGTTTCCCAGCTCATCCATTTACCATTGTTCTATTCCGATTTCAGATTGATTAACGTTCTTCTGGATATGTCTTCTAATTCAGGGAAATACCCAAAacaaatttcaagaaaatgtACATGTTATCTAATAGGGTGGTATCAATATTTGGCAAGTCACCAGGAGGttgaaggttttgaaatGCTATTTACTGTTTGTGAAAAGGCTTacaaaaacaagaaaagacaTACCAAGGTCATGAACAAATCTtatcagaagaaaaagaaagcaTTACCTCAATTTTTAAGTGACACTGCCGATCGAAGAGCTGTCACCGCTGATGAACGGTATGGGATTCCAAGAATTGACCTTGAGAAGGAAGCTCCTAAGATTAAACTATTGATTAGCGACTCCTTAGAAACCGCAGTGTCTCTATCGAATGCTTTGTTGGCAATTCCAGCTCATAGTAAGTCCACCGACAGTGAGCTGTGTACGGCCAAATTCGTTCAAGCAAGAGCATTGAGAAGGAAGGTTCTACGTTATTTGCAACTGATTACCGGTGGTGAACTTTTAGGTGCTTTACTCCATGCTAACGAGGAGTTGGTCAATGCATTGATGGCATTTGACCAATTAGCCGAAGAAGGAGACATggcttctttgaatgaacGTGAcagtgatgaagatgatcaaGAGGACAACGAAGCTTACATTTCTGATGAGGCATCAATACCTTCGTACACATCTAGAGGTGGAGCCGCTCAGCCCAATGATCCATTTAGCGATAACAATAAAATTAAGAATTGA